A single genomic interval of Lactococcus sp. S-13 harbors:
- a CDS encoding cold-shock protein has product MAQGTVKWFNATKGFGFITTEEGKDVFAHFSAIQTDGFKTLDEGQKVTFEVEDGPRGPQAVNIQK; this is encoded by the coding sequence ATGGCACAAGGAACAGTAAAATGGTTTAACGCAACTAAAGGCTTCGGCTTTATCACAACTGAAGAAGGAAAAGATGTTTTCGCTCACTTCTCAGCTATCCAAACAGACGGTTTCAAAACTCTTGACGAAGGTCAAAAAGTAACTTTTGAAGTTGAAGATGGCCCTCGTGGACCACAAGCTGTAAATATCCAAAAATAA
- a CDS encoding 5-formyltetrahydrofolate cyclo-ligase produces the protein MESKAQRRKKIVELSKKFPFDEKERQTDEVLNILKASPLWVSAQKIGLYMPTAIEFDLTKLFTENQEKELLIPKCLPQRQMIFAKYDPNQLVRSDFGLLEPASNLAVEPDLILVPGLIWNEQGYRIGFGGGYYDRYLSNFTGKTASVLYDFQKANFQPEAHDIPVQQLFIGEKNNEY, from the coding sequence ATGGAAAGTAAAGCACAAAGACGCAAAAAAATAGTAGAATTATCAAAAAAATTTCCGTTTGATGAAAAAGAAAGGCAAACGGATGAGGTCTTGAACATCCTGAAAGCTTCACCACTCTGGGTTTCTGCTCAAAAAATCGGACTTTATATGCCCACAGCTATCGAATTTGATTTGACAAAACTTTTTACGGAAAATCAAGAAAAAGAGCTGCTGATTCCTAAATGTCTCCCTCAGCGCCAAATGATTTTCGCCAAATATGACCCTAATCAATTGGTGCGTTCAGATTTTGGCCTACTTGAACCGGCCTCAAATCTTGCCGTTGAGCCAGATTTAATCTTAGTTCCTGGTTTGATTTGGAATGAGCAAGGCTACCGTATTGGTTTTGGCGGAGGCTATTATGACCGCTATTTATCAAATTTTACAGGAAAGACGGCATCCGTCTTGTATGATTTTCAAAAGGCCAATTTTCAACCAGAAGCGCATGATATACCGGTTCAGCAACTTTTTATAGGAGAAAAAAATAATGAATATTAA